In Deinococcus multiflagellatus, the following proteins share a genomic window:
- a CDS encoding CapA family protein: MDGRPFERGAGQNAVNVRILWPGGVGLLLFALGALLVSGGRDRAPAGPVLAVAGDVSLARGVAAANASDWPAALAGVAPALRAEATAANLESPLTTTPRQTPGIDLRAPPAGVAALAPFTHLGTENNHARDGGPAGQTQSQAALRAAGVVPVTRTPTLSRVGGEHVAFVAYLDDGRTPPPLAAIRAAAAQGAWVVVLPHWGEEYGLTTARQRAQARSLVAAGATLVAGSGPHVLQGHEVRRGPRGPALVLYSLGNLLFDQALPATRVGAVVRVPLRQVGAACAVPTRIRAGRVGPATGEDRRAALRRLGLPPC, from the coding sequence ATGGACGGCAGGCCGTTTGAGCGCGGGGCAGGCCAGAACGCCGTGAACGTGCGCATCCTCTGGCCGGGAGGGGTCGGCCTGCTGCTGTTCGCGCTGGGCGCCCTGCTGGTGTCGGGTGGGCGGGACAGGGCCCCGGCGGGTCCGGTGCTGGCAGTGGCGGGCGACGTGAGCCTCGCGCGTGGGGTGGCGGCAGCCAATGCCAGCGACTGGCCCGCCGCGCTGGCGGGGGTGGCCCCGGCCCTGCGCGCCGAGGCCACCGCCGCCAATCTGGAATCCCCTCTGACGACTACCCCGCGCCAGACCCCGGGCATTGACCTGCGCGCGCCGCCAGCGGGGGTGGCCGCGCTGGCCCCCTTCACCCACCTGGGCACCGAGAATAACCATGCCCGCGACGGTGGGCCGGCCGGGCAGACACAGTCGCAGGCCGCCCTGCGCGCCGCCGGGGTGGTGCCCGTGACCCGCACACCCACCCTGAGCCGCGTGGGCGGCGAACACGTGGCCTTTGTGGCCTACCTGGACGACGGGCGCACGCCGCCCCCCCTGGCGGCCATCCGGGCGGCGGCGGCGCAGGGGGCGTGGGTGGTGGTGCTGCCGCACTGGGGCGAGGAATACGGCCTGACCACGGCCCGGCAGCGCGCGCAGGCCCGCTCACTCGTGGCGGCGGGGGCCACCCTCGTGGCGGGCAGCGGGCCCCATGTCCTGCAGGGCCACGAGGTGCGGCGCGGCCCCCGGGGCCCCGCGCTGGTGCTCTACAGCCTGGGCAACCTGCTGTTTGATCAGGCGCTGCCCGCCACCCGCGTGGGCGCGGTGGTCCGCGTTCCGCTGCGGCAGGTGGGCGCCGCCTGCGCCGTGCCCACCCGCATTCGCGCGGGGCGCGTGGGGCCCGCCACGGGCGAGGACCGCCGCGCCGCCCTGCGCCGCCTGGGCCTGCCCCCATGCTGA
- a CDS encoding RtcB family protein yields MNGKHLVKLGLEKKAIALAQTAAATREKAGLERDEILSELRAVQANPEAYLAGGVYAALAAELAAQQAKRDAQKGAELRPTPLPYPVWGEDLIEAGARTQMDVAMRLPVSRAGALMPDAHVGYGLPIGGVLATENAVIPYGVGVDIGCSMMLSVLPLAPQGLHAEDGKALLLKHTRFGAGVAFEKRDRPDHEVLHEGTWRDQALLRHLFDKAATQIGTSGSGNHFVEFGTFTLPEGDLGLEAGEYLAVLSHSGSRGFGAQVAGHFTGLAERLHPGLAPKAKKLAWLPLDHEEGQAYWQAMNLAGRYALANHELIHARLARALNVQPLAQVRNSHNLAWKQTVGEQELIVHRKGATPAEAGQLGLIPGSMADPGFVVRGRGNPQALGSASHGAGRVLGRKAAERTLAKKDVQAYLQERGVTLLGGGIDEAPQAYKRIEEVIGRQRDLVDVVGTFQPRIVRMDTGSEDV; encoded by the coding sequence ATGAACGGCAAACACCTTGTAAAACTTGGCCTGGAGAAAAAAGCCATTGCCCTGGCGCAGACCGCCGCCGCCACCCGTGAAAAAGCGGGCCTGGAACGCGATGAGATTCTGTCGGAACTGCGCGCGGTGCAGGCCAACCCCGAAGCGTACCTGGCGGGCGGCGTCTACGCCGCGCTGGCCGCCGAACTGGCCGCGCAGCAGGCCAAGCGTGACGCGCAAAAAGGCGCCGAACTGCGCCCCACGCCTCTGCCCTACCCGGTGTGGGGCGAGGACCTGATTGAAGCGGGCGCCCGCACCCAGATGGACGTGGCGATGCGCCTGCCGGTCAGCCGCGCCGGCGCCCTGATGCCCGACGCCCATGTGGGCTACGGCCTGCCCATTGGCGGCGTACTGGCCACCGAAAACGCGGTGATTCCCTACGGCGTGGGTGTGGACATCGGCTGCTCCATGATGCTCAGCGTGCTGCCGCTGGCCCCCCAGGGCCTGCACGCCGAGGACGGCAAGGCGCTGCTGCTCAAGCACACCCGCTTTGGGGCGGGCGTGGCCTTTGAGAAGCGGGACCGCCCGGACCACGAGGTGCTGCACGAAGGCACGTGGCGCGATCAGGCGCTGCTGCGCCACCTGTTCGACAAGGCGGCCACCCAGATCGGCACCTCGGGCAGCGGCAACCATTTCGTGGAGTTCGGCACCTTCACCCTGCCGGAAGGTGACCTGGGCCTGGAGGCTGGCGAGTATCTGGCGGTGCTGTCGCACAGCGGCAGCCGGGGTTTTGGCGCGCAGGTGGCGGGGCACTTCACAGGGCTGGCCGAGCGCCTGCACCCTGGCCTGGCCCCCAAGGCCAAGAAGCTGGCGTGGCTGCCCCTGGACCACGAAGAGGGGCAGGCCTACTGGCAGGCCATGAACCTCGCCGGGCGCTACGCGCTGGCCAACCACGAACTGATTCACGCCCGGCTGGCCCGCGCCCTGAACGTGCAGCCGCTGGCGCAGGTGCGCAACAGCCACAACCTCGCCTGGAAACAGACGGTGGGCGAGCAGGAATTGATCGTGCACCGCAAGGGCGCCACTCCCGCCGAAGCCGGGCAGCTGGGCCTGATTCCCGGCAGCATGGCCGACCCCGGTTTCGTGGTGCGCGGCCGGGGCAATCCGCAGGCGCTGGGCAGCGCCAGCCACGGCGCCGGGCGCGTGCTGGGCCGCAAGGCCGCCGAGCGCACCCTGGCCAAAAAGGACGTGCAGGCTTACTTGCAAGAGCGCGGCGTGACGCTGCTGGGCGGCGGCATTGACGAGGCGCCCCAGGCCTACAAGCGCATTGAAGAGGTGATTGGCCGCCAGCGCGATCTGGTGGACGTGGTCGGCACCTTCCAGCCCCGGATTGTCCGCATGGACACCGGCAGCGAAGACGTGTAG